The Pirellulaceae bacterium region GACGTTGCGAGGCATTGGGCCCTGTTATCGCGACAAGGTGGGACGCAATTTTGCCGTCCGCGCGATCGACTTGCTTCAACCGGGATTGCCAGAGAAAATCCACAGCATTATCGATGCCAAGCAGCGATGGCTGCGAGGCATGGGCGCCGATGAACTGGCTGAAAAATTGACGGCCCAGCAGGTAACCGAGCAGGCCCAGCACTGGGCCAGCGCTCTTGGACCGCTGATTGGCGATACTACCGGTCAGCTCCTGGATGCCTTGGACGGCGGACAGCGTTTGCTGATGGAAGGCGCCCAAGGATCGCTGCTGGACATTGACCACGGAACCTATCCATTCGTCACCAGCAGCAATTCCAGCGGAGTGGGAATCAGCGGAGGTTCGGGTGTGCCGCCGCGCTGGATTCGCAGAGTGATTGGAGTGGTCAAAGCCTATTCGACTCGTGTCGGAGGTGGACCGTTCCCAACCGAGTTGGTGTGTGAAACAGGTGAGAAGATTCGGAAGCTGGGTAATGAATACGGCACGACCACTGGGCGACCACGGCGCTGTGGCTGGTTCGATGCGGTGGCCGTGCGTTATACGGCGCGTTTAAGTGGCGTAGATACGCTGGCGCTGATGATGATGGATGTGTTGGGGCACTTCGACGAACTGCGGATTTGTGTGGCTTATGAAGTCGACGGTCGGCGCATTGAGCAATTCCCAAGCGATGCCGATGTGCTGCGCCGTGTGCAGCCAATTTGGGAAACATTGCCTGGTTGGAATCGCGACCTCACCGGCGCACGCAGCATGAGTGATTTGCCGGACGGGGCACTGGCGTACATTCAAAGCATCGGGCAGATTATTGGCGTGCCGGTGGGGGTGGTTTCCGTGGGGCCTGATCGACAGCAGACGATCTTCGTGGATCAAGACCAGCTGCTGAACTACTAAATGTGCGGCGGTTCGCCTATGATTCAAGTGTGGTCCCTACCAAGCTGAGAGAGCCCCGTGACGCAGTCAGCTCAAGCCGTAGATTTATTGGACGTACCTGTCCACCAGCGTCCACGGCATATTGCGATCATTATGGATGGCAATGGCCGCTGGGCTCAACAGCAGAATTTGCCCAGAACGCAAGGGCATCTGCGTGGCGTTGAGGCGGTAGGCAATGTAATGGAAGCTTGCCGCGAATTCGGAATTCAAGTGCTGACGCTGTTTTGCTTTAGCAGTGAGAACTGGAAGCGGCCTGCCAACGAGCTGTCGTTTTTGATGAGCTTGTTGAGCCAATACTTGATTGCCGAGCGAGATACACTTGTCAAAAATAACCTGCAATTGAGGTTCATTGGTCAACGAGAAGGCTTGCCGGTGGAAGTTCAACGCGAGATGGATTTGTCGCTACAGGCTTGTGCGAAAAACAGCGGTATGACGTTGTGCTTGGCGATCAACTATGGCAGTCGCAGCGAAATAGTCAATGCGGTGCGCAACATCGTTCAGCGGGCGGTGGAAGGTCAATTGAGTGCCCCGCAGGTCACGCTAGAGTTGATCGATCAGAGCCTGGATACGGCCGGGCTACCCGATCCCGATCTACTGATTCGTACCAGCGGTGAAATGCGGATCAGCAATTTTTTGTTGTGGCAAATTAGCTATTCCGAGATTTGGGTAACGCCAACTTTGTGGCCCGACTTTGGACGTGAGCATTTAGCTGCTGCGATTCGAGACTATGCGG contains the following coding sequences:
- a CDS encoding adenylosuccinate synthase; its protein translation is MPAAAVIGLQWGDEAKGKLVDLLAPRHDCVVRYQGGANAGHTVVSGQQVYKLHHVPSGILHPQVRNFITPGVVIEPNTLLRELRELEARGLKPSSNLLISERSHLVMPWHLAEDQVMNGQVVQGESIGTTLRGIGPCYRDKVGRNFAVRAIDLLQPGLPEKIHSIIDAKQRWLRGMGADELAEKLTAQQVTEQAQHWASALGPLIGDTTGQLLDALDGGQRLLMEGAQGSLLDIDHGTYPFVTSSNSSGVGISGGSGVPPRWIRRVIGVVKAYSTRVGGGPFPTELVCETGEKIRKLGNEYGTTTGRPRRCGWFDAVAVRYTARLSGVDTLALMMMDVLGHFDELRICVAYEVDGRRIEQFPSDADVLRRVQPIWETLPGWNRDLTGARSMSDLPDGALAYIQSIGQIIGVPVGVVSVGPDRQQTIFVDQDQLLNY
- the uppS gene encoding di-trans,poly-cis-decaprenylcistransferase, which translates into the protein MDGNGRWAQQQNLPRTQGHLRGVEAVGNVMEACREFGIQVLTLFCFSSENWKRPANELSFLMSLLSQYLIAERDTLVKNNLQLRFIGQREGLPVEVQREMDLSLQACAKNSGMTLCLAINYGSRSEIVNAVRNIVQRAVEGQLSAPQVTLELIDQSLDTAGLPDPDLLIRTSGEMRISNFLLWQISYSEIWVTPTLWPDFGREHLAAAIRDYAARDRRFGGLNPSRSL